A genomic stretch from Flavobacterium humidisoli includes:
- a CDS encoding YMGG-like glycine zipper-containing protein has protein sequence MKGLYILLTVILLTSCQNQSKGDINKAKQASIDSMKVEINKQRVIDSMKTEMAKLNEEKIEAQKEKVVVVHQQAAATTAEPAKKKGWSATAKGAVIGAGVGAATGAIVSKKKGEGAVIGGLAGAALGTGTGAVIDSKNKKKE, from the coding sequence ATGAAAGGCTTATATATTTTATTGACCGTGATATTATTAACTTCTTGCCAAAATCAAAGCAAAGGAGATATAAATAAAGCCAAACAAGCCAGCATTGATTCAATGAAAGTTGAGATTAACAAACAGCGTGTTATCGATTCGATGAAGACGGAAATGGCGAAACTAAACGAAGAGAAGATCGAAGCTCAGAAAGAGAAAGTTGTTGTAGTGCATCAGCAAGCTGCCGCAACAACAGCCGAACCAGCCAAAAAGAAAGGTTGGAGTGCAACCGCTAAAGGTGCTGTAATTGGTGCTGGAGTAGGAGCAGCAACTGGAGCTATTGTCAGTAAGAAAAAAGGCGAAGGTGCTGTTATTGGTGGATTAGCTGGAGCCGCACTTGGAACTGGAACAGGAGCTGTTATTGACAGTAAAAACAAAAAGAAAGAATAG
- the kynU gene encoding kynureninase, producing MTFQNTREFARELDSKDTLNHYQEQFIFPKVNDKRVIYFTGNSLGLQPKRTKAYVDEIMDDWANLAVEGHFYAEKPWWDYQERFADPLSKIVGALPSEVTVMNTLTVNLHLLMVSFYQPKGKRYKIICEEKAFPSDQYMFQSQVNFHGYKPEDAIVEIKRREGEHNIRLEDVLAKIEEVGDELALVLIGGVNYYTGQVFDIKTITAAGQKAGAKVGWDLAHAAGNIKLELHDWNVDFAAWCSYKYMNSGPGNASGCFVHEKHHNSDLPRFAGWWGHNKERRFKMEPNFDPVHGADGWQISNLPVLSLAPYLASVEMFAEVGMDTLIAKRDHITSYLEFILHEIDKEVKGNFEIITPSNPEERASQLSVFLHGEGRALFDYLMKNGVITDWREPNVIRLAPVPLYCSYEDMYDFGQILKKGILGK from the coding sequence ATGACTTTTCAAAATACACGCGAATTTGCACGAGAGCTAGATTCGAAAGATACACTAAACCACTATCAGGAACAATTCATTTTTCCAAAAGTAAACGACAAACGAGTAATTTATTTTACTGGAAATTCTTTAGGATTACAGCCAAAACGAACCAAAGCTTATGTTGATGAAATAATGGACGATTGGGCAAATTTGGCAGTTGAAGGTCATTTTTATGCTGAAAAACCTTGGTGGGATTATCAGGAAAGATTTGCTGATCCGTTAAGCAAGATTGTCGGAGCGCTTCCGTCTGAAGTTACGGTGATGAATACGTTGACTGTAAATCTTCATTTATTGATGGTTTCTTTTTATCAGCCAAAAGGCAAACGCTATAAAATTATCTGCGAAGAAAAAGCTTTTCCGTCAGATCAATATATGTTTCAAAGTCAAGTCAATTTTCACGGATACAAACCAGAAGATGCGATTGTAGAAATTAAACGTAGAGAAGGAGAACACAATATTCGGTTAGAAGATGTGTTAGCAAAAATTGAAGAAGTTGGCGATGAACTGGCTTTGGTTTTAATAGGAGGAGTAAATTATTATACCGGACAAGTTTTTGATATTAAAACCATCACTGCCGCTGGACAAAAAGCAGGAGCCAAAGTAGGATGGGATTTAGCGCACGCTGCAGGAAATATCAAATTAGAACTTCATGATTGGAATGTAGATTTTGCTGCTTGGTGTAGTTATAAATATATGAATTCAGGACCAGGAAACGCTTCTGGTTGTTTTGTTCACGAAAAGCATCATAATTCGGACTTACCGAGATTTGCAGGATGGTGGGGACATAATAAAGAGCGCCGTTTTAAAATGGAGCCCAACTTTGATCCAGTTCACGGAGCAGATGGATGGCAGATTAGTAATCTTCCAGTTTTGTCTTTAGCGCCGTATTTGGCTTCGGTAGAAATGTTTGCTGAGGTTGGAATGGATACTTTAATTGCAAAACGTGATCATATTACTTCTTATCTGGAATTTATTCTTCATGAAATTGATAAAGAAGTAAAAGGTAATTTCGAAATCATTACACCTTCAAATCCTGAAGAAAGAGCTTCGCAACTATCTGTTTTTCTTCACGGAGAAGGAAGAGCATTGTTTGATTATTTAATGAAAAATGGTGTCATTACAGATTGGCGCGAACCAAACGTTATTCGTCTAGCGCCAGTTCCTTTATATTGCTCTTATGAAGATATGTATGATTTCGGGCAGATTTTGAAAAAAGGAATTTTGGGAAAGTAA
- the queA gene encoding tRNA preQ1(34) S-adenosylmethionine ribosyltransferase-isomerase QueA, which translates to MKLSHFNFNLPKELLAEFPAENRDESRLMVIDRKKNTIEHKMFKDVINYFDDGDVLILNNTKVFPARLYGNKEKTGARIEVFLLRELNSEQRLWDVLVDPARKIRIGNKLYFGDDDSLVAEVIDNTTSRGRTLRFLYDGSYEEFRNKLTELGETPIPKYINREVTAEDAERYQTIYAKEEGAVAAPTAGLHFSKHLLKKLEIKGVNFAEVTLHVGLGTFNPVEVEDLSKHKMDSEELIITQKACDIVNEGKAKKKRICAVGTTSMRAIESSVSSANTLNPYEGWTNKFIFPPHDFSIANCMITNFHTPKSTLLMMISAFCGHDLMKKAYDEAIKEGYKFYSYGDAMLIL; encoded by the coding sequence ATGAAATTATCACACTTCAATTTCAATTTACCGAAAGAACTTTTGGCTGAATTTCCAGCAGAAAACAGAGATGAATCTCGTTTAATGGTAATTGACCGTAAAAAAAACACTATCGAACATAAAATGTTTAAAGACGTGATCAACTATTTTGATGACGGAGACGTTTTAATTCTTAATAATACAAAAGTTTTCCCTGCTCGTTTGTACGGAAACAAAGAAAAAACTGGAGCTAGAATTGAAGTTTTCTTACTAAGAGAATTAAATTCAGAGCAACGCCTTTGGGATGTTTTGGTTGATCCAGCTAGAAAAATCCGTATCGGAAATAAACTTTATTTTGGTGATGACGATTCGTTAGTTGCTGAAGTAATCGATAATACAACTTCTCGTGGTAGAACATTACGTTTCTTATACGATGGATCTTACGAAGAATTCAGAAATAAATTGACAGAACTTGGAGAAACTCCAATTCCTAAATACATCAACAGAGAAGTTACTGCTGAAGATGCTGAAAGATATCAAACAATCTATGCAAAAGAAGAAGGAGCGGTAGCGGCACCAACTGCTGGTTTACACTTCTCAAAACACCTTTTGAAAAAATTAGAAATCAAAGGAGTTAATTTTGCTGAGGTAACTTTACACGTTGGTTTAGGAACTTTTAACCCAGTTGAGGTAGAAGATTTATCTAAACACAAAATGGATTCTGAGGAATTGATCATCACTCAAAAAGCGTGTGATATTGTAAACGAAGGAAAAGCAAAGAAAAAACGCATTTGTGCAGTTGGAACAACTTCTATGCGTGCAATTGAAAGTTCTGTGTCTTCTGCTAACACTTTAAATCCTTACGAAGGATGGACAAATAAATTTATTTTCCCTCCTCACGATTTCAGTATTGCAAACTGCATGATTACAAACTTCCACACACCAAAATCGACATTATTAATGATGATTTCTGCTTTCTGTGGACACGATTTAATGAAAAAAGCATACGATGAAGCGATCAAAGAAGGGTACAAATTCTATTCTTACGGAGACGCGATGTTAATTCTATAA
- a CDS encoding 3-phosphoshikimate 1-carboxyvinyltransferase, which yields MNLKLSTNSQFTIDDSQLNITGSKSETNRLLLLKALFPNITLANTSNSDDSEVMQKALAGNDEIVDIHHAGTAMRFLTAYFSVNEGREVVLTGSSRMQERPIKILVEALAQLGVEISYEKEVGYPPIRIKGKKVTDSKVTLAANVSSQYISALLLVASKLDNGLELTLEGEITSIPYIKMTLALLADLDIKTSFEGNVIKVFPKESVETKEMVVESDWSSASYFFSLVALSDAAKITLSSYKENSLQGDSELVSLYEKMGVKTTFQNNKMTLEKVSGFNYEDVNFELNNTPDIAQTIVVTCLGLGIGCHLTGLHTLKIKETDRLEALRIELTKLGANISVTNDSLTLERSGDINHDVHIATYNDHRMAMAFAPLAIKVPIIIDDAEVVSKSYPDFWNDLKALNFQISEL from the coding sequence ATGAATTTAAAATTAAGCACGAATTCACAATTCACCATTGATGATTCGCAACTAAATATCACCGGTTCTAAAAGTGAAACGAACCGCTTATTATTACTAAAAGCATTATTTCCAAATATTACTTTAGCTAATACTTCCAACTCAGACGACAGCGAAGTAATGCAGAAAGCATTAGCGGGAAATGATGAAATTGTAGATATTCATCATGCAGGAACAGCAATGCGTTTTCTTACTGCTTACTTTTCGGTTAACGAAGGCAGAGAAGTGGTTTTGACTGGTTCTAGCAGAATGCAGGAACGTCCGATTAAAATTTTAGTGGAAGCTTTGGCACAATTGGGTGTTGAGATTTCATATGAGAAAGAAGTAGGATATCCGCCAATTCGAATTAAAGGGAAAAAAGTTACAGATTCAAAAGTAACTTTGGCAGCAAATGTAAGCAGCCAATATATTTCGGCACTTTTATTAGTAGCTTCAAAATTAGATAATGGTTTAGAACTTACTTTAGAAGGAGAAATCACTTCGATTCCGTATATCAAAATGACTTTGGCTTTGTTAGCTGATTTAGATATTAAAACTAGTTTTGAAGGAAATGTGATTAAGGTATTCCCTAAAGAATCAGTTGAAACTAAAGAAATGGTGGTAGAATCAGACTGGAGTTCAGCTTCTTATTTCTTCAGCCTTGTAGCTTTGTCTGATGCAGCTAAAATTACTTTAAGCAGTTATAAAGAAAACAGTCTTCAAGGAGATTCTGAATTGGTTTCTCTTTATGAGAAAATGGGGGTCAAAACAACTTTCCAAAACAATAAAATGACTTTGGAAAAAGTTTCTGGATTCAATTACGAAGATGTAAATTTTGAATTGAATAATACACCAGATATTGCACAGACAATTGTAGTAACCTGTTTAGGTTTAGGAATTGGATGCCATTTAACAGGTCTTCACACTTTAAAAATCAAAGAAACGGACAGGCTAGAAGCTTTAAGAATCGAGCTTACAAAATTAGGAGCCAATATTTCGGTAACTAATGACAGTTTGACTTTAGAACGTTCTGGAGATATTAATCACGATGTTCATATTGCAACATACAACGATCACCGTATGGCAATGGCATTTGCGCCATTGGCAATAAAAGTTCCGATTATTATTGACGATGCCGAAGTAGTTTCTAAATCGTACCCAGATTTCTGGAACGATTTGAAAGCTTTGAATTTTCAGATTTCAGAATTGTAA
- a CDS encoding nucleotide pyrophosphohydrolase: MDLKNAQLVVDTWIKEHGVRYFNELTNMAQLTEEVGEVARIIARRYGEQSEKESDKNKDLGEELADVVFVVLCLANQTGIDLQASFDKKMDLKSVRDKDRHKNNDKLK; encoded by the coding sequence ATGGATTTAAAAAATGCACAATTAGTTGTTGATACTTGGATAAAAGAACATGGTGTTCGCTACTTTAACGAATTGACCAATATGGCACAGCTGACAGAAGAAGTTGGCGAGGTTGCTAGAATCATTGCGCGCCGTTATGGAGAACAATCTGAAAAAGAAAGCGATAAGAACAAAGATTTAGGAGAAGAATTGGCAGATGTTGTTTTTGTTGTGCTGTGCTTAGCCAACCAAACAGGAATTGATTTACAAGCCTCTTTTGATAAAAAAATGGATCTAAAATCGGTTAGAGATAAAGATCGTCACAAAAACAATGATAAATTGAAATAA
- a CDS encoding DUF3857 domain-containing protein, which translates to MGSTITIQAQNYDLGKVTIAELNEKVHPKDNSAPAAILFKKGRTYFGYNKDVGFYANHVCEVKIKIYKKEGLSWANQKVRFYIGYDKLNEDRLEFSDAVTYNLENGNIVKTKLNNQGEFKNKINQYWKEKTITLPNVKVGSIIEYKYVLRSENLVKFPDFDVQFSIPVDYFYYKTQIPEFYIYKPILIGGIPLETESKFTGASQSFDNAYSQTSSFSYKQIETFYKGKDVPALKEEPYINNLENYRGSIQQELERVRLPDQPVKDYSLTWEGVATTIFKEDSFGKQLNQGSLFTDDLNKLLLNVEDKKEKLDLIFTYVKNRMNWNEINSCYTEKGVEKAYKDQTGNVAEINFILINMLRAAGIEANPVLVSTIQNGIPIYPTRTGFNYVIVAAEIDGKKSLLDASHKLTAPNILPLNVLNWNGRLIKKDGSSEEIQLDPAQQSREICSLIVKINPDGKMNGQARVQRTDYDAYSFREENNTKTEDAYLEKLENRLGGLQISNYAIENQKSNLDQSVIETFSFASGNRSDIIDGKIFVNPLLFFTQSKNPFNQEKRQMPVYFGYKNIEKFNLNIEIPEGYTVESLPKPFRISSEDKLMSFILNFSVSENKIQIVSQKEINSSIFAAEDYGMIKEFFQKMVVSQNEKIILKKI; encoded by the coding sequence TTGGGAAGTACAATAACTATTCAAGCTCAAAATTATGACTTGGGAAAAGTAACTATTGCGGAGTTAAATGAAAAAGTTCATCCTAAAGATAACAGCGCACCCGCTGCTATCTTGTTTAAAAAAGGAAGAACTTATTTTGGCTATAATAAAGATGTTGGATTTTATGCCAACCATGTCTGCGAAGTGAAAATCAAAATTTATAAAAAAGAAGGTTTAAGCTGGGCCAACCAGAAAGTGCGTTTTTATATCGGTTATGATAAGTTAAACGAGGACCGTTTGGAGTTTTCAGATGCAGTGACCTATAATTTAGAAAATGGCAACATCGTAAAAACTAAATTAAATAATCAGGGCGAGTTTAAAAACAAAATCAATCAATATTGGAAAGAAAAGACGATTACTTTGCCAAATGTAAAAGTAGGTTCTATTATTGAATACAAATATGTTTTAAGATCTGAAAATCTGGTGAAGTTTCCCGATTTTGATGTTCAGTTCAGTATTCCTGTTGACTATTTTTATTACAAAACACAGATTCCAGAGTTTTATATTTATAAACCCATTTTAATTGGAGGAATTCCATTAGAAACAGAATCTAAATTTACAGGCGCTAGTCAGAGTTTTGACAATGCTTACAGTCAGACAAGCTCATTTAGTTATAAACAGATTGAAACCTTTTATAAAGGAAAAGATGTTCCAGCATTAAAAGAGGAACCTTACATTAATAATCTTGAAAATTATCGTGGAAGTATTCAGCAAGAATTAGAGAGAGTGCGTCTTCCTGATCAGCCTGTAAAAGATTACAGTTTAACTTGGGAAGGTGTTGCTACAACTATTTTTAAAGAGGATAGCTTTGGGAAACAATTAAATCAAGGTAGTTTGTTTACAGATGATCTGAATAAATTATTACTTAATGTAGAAGACAAAAAGGAAAAATTAGATCTGATTTTTACTTATGTCAAAAATCGAATGAATTGGAATGAGATTAATAGCTGTTATACAGAAAAAGGAGTCGAAAAAGCCTATAAAGATCAAACAGGGAATGTTGCAGAAATCAATTTTATTTTGATAAATATGCTTCGCGCCGCTGGTATAGAAGCCAATCCTGTTTTGGTAAGTACAATACAAAACGGAATTCCAATTTATCCAACAAGAACAGGATTCAATTATGTCATAGTTGCAGCTGAAATTGATGGCAAAAAAAGTCTTTTGGATGCAAGTCATAAACTTACAGCACCAAATATTTTACCCTTAAATGTTTTAAATTGGAATGGAAGATTAATCAAAAAAGATGGCAGTTCTGAAGAAATTCAATTAGATCCAGCGCAGCAGTCTAGAGAAATTTGCAGTCTTATAGTCAAAATAAATCCTGACGGAAAAATGAATGGTCAGGCTCGAGTTCAACGAACAGATTATGATGCATACAGTTTTAGAGAAGAAAACAATACAAAAACGGAAGATGCTTATCTTGAAAAATTAGAGAATAGATTGGGTGGTTTACAGATTTCAAATTATGCAATCGAAAATCAGAAATCTAACTTAGATCAGTCGGTGATCGAAACTTTTTCTTTTGCTTCAGGCAACCGTTCGGATATTATTGATGGGAAGATTTTTGTAAATCCTCTATTGTTTTTCACCCAAAGTAAAAATCCGTTTAATCAGGAAAAAAGGCAAATGCCTGTTTATTTTGGATATAAAAACATAGAAAAGTTTAATTTGAATATTGAAATTCCGGAGGGATACACCGTAGAATCACTTCCTAAACCATTCAGAATATCTTCAGAGGATAAGCTAATGTCTTTTATTTTAAATTTTTCGGTTTCTGAAAACAAAATTCAAATTGTGAGCCAAAAAGAAATCAACAGTAGTATTTTTGCAGCGGAGGATTACGGAATGATAAAAGAGTTTTTTCAGAAGATGGTCGTAAGCCAAAACGAAAAAATAATTCTTAAAAAGATATAA
- a CDS encoding DUF3857 domain-containing protein: MKIIKLFSLTVILLIASKAMSQEFKLGKVSIAELEQKVHPKDSAAAAAILYKKGTARIEYDVNDGFVTVTDVETRIKIYKKEGLDWANQDVWYYNYSGLREKVSFSDAVTYNIVGGKIEKTKLKSDGVFEEVLNKYKSLKKITMPNVKEGSVIEFKYSIKCPQEMIRDWDFQTSIPVNYSEFSTFIPEYYTFSPRQKGYFFPKATTARVAKSITFNNKERSGGRVTSTNFSTDYLSYMEDQVTYKAVDFPAMKDEAYVNNIDNYTSSVAHELSMTKFPNQVLKEYSADWASVVRTIYDYDDFGPELNKTGYFEDDLKKILSGINTPEEKILVILNHVKSNVKWNKYYGYGCDNGVKKAYKEKTGNIADINLMLTAMLRYSGLTANPVLVSTRANGIALFPNRTAFNYVIAAVETPNGYVLLDASEKFSVPNVLPLRVLNWSGRLIRKDGSSEEINLMPEKTSVDNVFLNYSIDSAGKVTGKTRRQYMDYNAMITRGNIEGLKEEEYLEKLENKNKKIEISDYSKTNEKDILLPIIESYSFTGNDLCEVIGGKIYLNPMLFFATNNNPFKQESREYPVDFSFPFTDKFSINIEIPEGFVVETLPAPAAVTMEDNLGVFKFNIAANDNKLQLSILHQINEAIVSAEKYEMLKEYYKTMVEKETEKIVLKRI, translated from the coding sequence ATGAAAATTATTAAATTATTTAGTCTCACTGTGATTTTATTGATCGCTTCAAAAGCGATGTCGCAGGAATTTAAATTAGGAAAAGTCTCCATCGCAGAATTAGAACAAAAGGTACATCCGAAAGATTCGGCAGCTGCAGCCGCGATTTTGTATAAAAAAGGAACAGCAAGAATTGAATATGATGTTAATGATGGTTTTGTTACAGTCACAGATGTAGAAACTAGAATTAAAATTTACAAAAAAGAAGGCTTGGATTGGGCAAATCAGGATGTTTGGTATTATAATTATTCTGGTCTAAGAGAGAAAGTGTCTTTTTCAGATGCTGTAACTTATAACATAGTTGGCGGTAAAATTGAAAAAACGAAGCTTAAAAGTGATGGCGTTTTTGAAGAAGTATTAAATAAATATAAAAGCTTAAAAAAAATAACAATGCCTAATGTGAAAGAAGGCTCTGTTATTGAATTTAAATATAGTATTAAATGTCCACAAGAAATGATAAGAGATTGGGATTTTCAAACGAGTATCCCAGTCAACTATTCTGAGTTTTCAACATTCATTCCAGAATATTACACCTTCAGTCCAAGACAAAAAGGTTATTTTTTTCCAAAGGCAACAACAGCAAGGGTTGCCAAAAGCATCACTTTTAATAACAAGGAAAGATCTGGAGGACGTGTGACATCAACTAATTTTTCTACTGATTATTTAAGTTATATGGAAGATCAAGTTACGTACAAAGCTGTAGATTTTCCTGCAATGAAAGATGAGGCCTATGTTAACAATATTGATAATTACACATCGTCTGTTGCTCACGAATTATCAATGACTAAATTTCCAAATCAGGTGCTTAAAGAATATTCTGCAGATTGGGCTTCGGTTGTGAGAACCATTTATGATTATGATGATTTTGGTCCTGAACTTAATAAAACAGGTTATTTTGAGGATGATTTGAAAAAAATACTTTCAGGAATTAATACGCCTGAAGAGAAAATCTTAGTTATTTTAAATCATGTAAAATCAAACGTAAAGTGGAATAAATATTACGGTTATGGCTGTGATAATGGAGTTAAAAAAGCGTACAAGGAAAAAACGGGAAATATTGCCGATATTAATTTAATGCTTACTGCCATGTTGCGTTATTCTGGCCTTACAGCAAATCCAGTTTTGGTAAGTACACGTGCAAACGGAATAGCATTGTTTCCTAACAGAACGGCATTCAATTATGTGATTGCTGCGGTAGAAACTCCAAATGGATATGTTTTATTAGATGCGTCAGAAAAATTTTCGGTTCCGAATGTTCTGCCATTAAGAGTTTTAAATTGGTCAGGAAGATTGATTAGAAAAGATGGTTCGTCAGAAGAAATTAATTTAATGCCAGAAAAAACTTCTGTTGATAATGTTTTCCTTAATTACAGTATCGATAGCGCTGGAAAAGTCACAGGAAAAACAAGAAGACAATACATGGATTATAATGCAATGATTACGCGTGGCAATATTGAAGGATTAAAAGAAGAAGAATATTTAGAAAAGTTAGAAAACAAGAATAAAAAAATAGAAATTAGCGATTATTCAAAAACAAACGAAAAGGATATCCTTCTTCCAATTATAGAAAGCTATTCATTTACTGGAAATGATTTGTGCGAAGTTATTGGAGGTAAAATTTACTTGAATCCAATGTTGTTTTTTGCGACAAATAACAATCCTTTTAAGCAGGAAAGTAGAGAATATCCAGTAGATTTTAGTTTCCCATTCACAGACAAGTTTAGTATTAATATTGAAATACCAGAAGGCTTTGTGGTTGAAACATTGCCAGCCCCAGCTGCTGTAACAATGGAAGATAATTTGGGCGTTTTTAAATTTAATATTGCTGCAAATGATAATAAACTTCAGTTGTCTATTTTGCATCAAATAAATGAGGCTATTGTTTCTGCTGAAAAATATGAGATGCTAAAAGAATATTATAAAACAATGGTAGAAAAAGAAACGGAAAAAATCGTTTTGAAACGTATTTAA
- a CDS encoding DUF3857 domain-containing protein: MKNLFFALFLFLTTLNSFAQKSTYPILSIPDSLKQNANAVLRLDQMDIVIASQRSMNIKTQRVVSVLNEKGLNDIDAYCHYDKTTSIKNIEAVVYDALGNEIKKIKRKDFKDQSAVGGSTLFSDNRVLYLNYTPISYPFTIAYTSEIETSNTAFIPKWYFIGGYYLSVEKCVLNVTFPKGLGFKKKEFRFDNFKITKTADTDTNLSYTATNITAQKQEDLSPSPSDLFPKVMMGLENFHLEGVDGNATTWEAFGKWYEDKILIGTTVLPEETKAKIKTLVGDEKDPIKKAKIIYDYVQKKSRYVNIAIGIGGWKPMLANDVDRLGYGDCKALSNYTKALLQVVDVPSYNTILYGDRYKENIQSDFVSMQGNHMILAIPDKDNYIWLECTSQDDPFGYQGTFTDDRDVLVVKPEGGQIVRTKIYDDKGNTQVGKGVYTIDPTGNFSGTLKIASQGSVYAFKSRVETMQPNEKEEHYKEYWDNINNLKLGKITFTNDKENIRFTEDVQLSAVNYGTLSGNKMIFVVDAFNQYTGNVKRIRNRKNPFQIQRGFLDTDEIEINLPEGFSIEFLPSNYELKGKFGEYKTEIIKKDNNKLTYKRSMFLNKGKYSNKEYDEYRLFMEQVSRNDNAKIILTKN; the protein is encoded by the coding sequence ATGAAAAATCTTTTTTTTGCGTTATTTTTATTCTTAACAACCCTTAATTCATTCGCCCAAAAGAGCACTTATCCTATTCTTTCTATTCCAGATAGTTTAAAACAGAATGCAAATGCTGTTCTCCGTTTAGACCAAATGGATATTGTTATTGCTTCGCAAAGAAGTATGAATATTAAGACCCAAAGAGTTGTTTCTGTTTTAAATGAAAAAGGTCTAAATGACATTGATGCATACTGTCATTATGATAAAACAACTTCAATAAAAAATATTGAAGCTGTAGTTTATGATGCATTGGGGAATGAGATAAAAAAAATCAAAAGAAAAGATTTTAAAGATCAGAGCGCTGTAGGCGGAAGTACTCTTTTTTCTGATAATCGAGTGCTTTATTTAAATTACACACCTATTTCATATCCTTTTACAATTGCTTACACCAGCGAAATTGAAACTTCAAATACTGCATTTATACCAAAATGGTATTTTATTGGGGGGTATTATTTGAGCGTAGAAAAATGCGTTTTGAATGTAACTTTCCCGAAAGGATTGGGATTTAAGAAAAAAGAGTTCCGATTTGATAACTTCAAAATAACTAAAACAGCTGACACAGATACAAATCTGAGTTATACGGCAACAAATATCACGGCTCAAAAACAAGAAGATCTTAGTCCTTCTCCTTCAGATCTTTTTCCTAAAGTCATGATGGGATTAGAAAATTTTCACTTAGAAGGAGTTGACGGAAATGCTACTACTTGGGAAGCATTCGGAAAATGGTATGAAGATAAAATCTTAATCGGTACGACTGTTTTGCCAGAAGAGACAAAAGCAAAAATTAAAACGCTGGTTGGAGATGAGAAAGATCCTATCAAGAAAGCTAAAATCATTTACGATTATGTACAGAAAAAATCGCGATATGTAAACATTGCAATTGGTATTGGCGGTTGGAAACCTATGCTAGCCAACGATGTTGACCGTTTAGGATATGGAGATTGTAAAGCATTGTCAAACTATACAAAAGCACTTTTACAGGTTGTAGATGTTCCGTCTTATAATACTATTTTATATGGCGATCGTTACAAAGAAAATATTCAATCTGATTTTGTTTCGATGCAAGGCAATCATATGATTTTGGCCATCCCAGATAAAGATAATTATATCTGGTTAGAATGTACGAGTCAGGACGATCCGTTTGGATATCAAGGAACTTTTACTGACGATCGTGATGTTTTGGTGGTGAAACCTGAGGGAGGTCAAATTGTACGAACTAAAATCTACGATGATAAAGGAAACACGCAAGTAGGGAAAGGGGTTTATACAATTGATCCAACTGGGAATTTTTCTGGAACTTTAAAAATAGCATCTCAAGGAAGTGTGTATGCTTTTAAATCTCGAGTAGAAACCATGCAGCCGAATGAAAAAGAGGAACATTACAAAGAGTATTGGGATAATATCAACAACTTGAAACTAGGTAAAATTACTTTTACGAATGATAAAGAAAATATTCGTTTTACCGAAGATGTTCAGCTAAGCGCTGTAAATTATGGAACTCTTTCGGGTAACAAAATGATTTTTGTAGTTGATGCTTTCAATCAATATACAGGAAATGTAAAACGAATTAGAAACCGAAAAAATCCTTTTCAAATTCAACGTGGTTTTTTAGATACCGATGAAATTGAAATCAATCTTCCTGAAGGTTTCAGTATCGAATTTCTTCCTTCAAATTATGAGCTAAAAGGCAAATTTGGTGAATACAAAACCGAAATCATTAAAAAAGACAATAATAAACTGACTTATAAAAGATCGATGTTTTTAAATAAAGGAAAATACTCCAACAAAGAATATGATGAGTATCGCCTATTTATGGAACAAGTCTCTCGAAACGATAACGCCAAAATAATATTAACCAAGAACTAA
- the dtd gene encoding D-aminoacyl-tRNA deacylase produces MKVVIQRVSEASVTVNNKKTADIKKGLLVLVGIEDADTQEDIDWLAGKIVKMRIFGDENDVMNCSVQDIGGDIIVVSQFTLHASTKKGNRPSYIKASKPDFAIPTYENFVQAIEKEFGKKVQTGIFGADMKVSLLNDGPVTIVMDSKNRE; encoded by the coding sequence ATGAAAGTAGTTATTCAAAGAGTTTCTGAAGCATCAGTAACAGTTAACAATAAAAAAACAGCCGACATTAAAAAAGGACTATTAGTTTTAGTAGGAATAGAAGATGCCGATACACAAGAAGATATTGACTGGCTTGCTGGAAAAATCGTTAAAATGAGAATTTTTGGAGACGAGAATGATGTTATGAATTGTTCGGTTCAAGATATTGGCGGTGATATTATTGTTGTAAGTCAGTTTACACTTCACGCATCAACTAAGAAAGGAAACCGTCCTTCTTATATAAAAGCCTCAAAACCAGATTTTGCAATTCCGACGTACGAGAATTTTGTTCAAGCAATAGAAAAAGAGTTTGGCAAGAAAGTGCAAACAGGAATTTTTGGTGCCGATATGAAGGTCAGTCTTCTCAATGATGGACCCGTTACGATTGTAATGGACAGCAAAAACAGGGAGTAA